Genomic DNA from Sphingobium sp. WTD-1:
TTGTGCGGCCACCCGCGCGCCGCGGCACGACATGATCGAAGGTCAGGTCGTGCGTCGTACCGCAATATTGGCAGCTGAAACGATCGCGCAGGAACAGGTTGAACCGGGTGAAGGCCGGATGTTCAGAAGGTCGCACATATTGCTTGAGCGCGATGACCGAGGGGATGCGCATCTGCAGGCTGGGGCTGTGGACTTCCCGCTCATAGGAAGAGACGATATCCACCCGCTCGAGAAAAATCGCCTTGATGGCGGTCTGCCAGGGCCACAGGCTCAGGGGATAATAGCTGAGCGGGGTATAGTCCGCATTCAAAACCAGCGCCGGGCAGTTTTCCGGATGCCGTATCAGGTCGGGATGGTACATAGTCGCCTCTACCCCCTTGCCGACGCCGCTGATCGACCAACAACGTGACAAGAGCATGACAGCATTAACGAATATCCGCCGTCAAGAGCCTGTATGACTCAATCCACCGCACCACAGCATCTTGTGAGTCGTTTCGCGCCAAGCCCCACCGGTCGATTGCATGTCGGCCATGGCTGGTCGGCGCTGATGGCGATGGATCTGGCAAGAGGAGCGGGCGGCACCTTTCGCCTGCGGATCGAGGATATCGACGGCACGCGCAGCCGGCCCGAACATGTCGACGGGATCATCGAGGATCTGCGCTGGCTGGGCGTGGCATGGGATGGTAAGATCATCTTCCAGTCGCATCGCCTGGCCGACTATGATGCGGCGCTCGACCAGTTACGGGCGATGGGCCTGCTCTATCCCTGCTTCTGCACGCGCGCCGATATCCAGGCGAGCCTGACCGCGCCGCATGGCCCGCAAGGCCCGGTCTATCCCGGCACCTGTCGCGCCCTGCCGAACGCCGTGCGCGCGGAGCGCATCGCGGCGGGCATGCCCCACGCCTGGCGGATCGACATGCAGGCGGCAGTGGCACGAGCGGGGCCACTCCGCTGGGCCGCCCTGCCCTATCCGATCGTTCCCCATGCGGCGCCGTCCGAGATTGTCGCCGATCCGGCGGCGGCCGGCGATGTCGTGCTGGCGCGCAAGGATGCGCCGGCCAGCTATCATCTGTCCTGCACGCTGGACGATGCGGCGATGGGCGTCACCCATGTGCTGCGCGGCGATGACCTGCGCGCCGCGACCGATATCCATCGCCTGCTGCAGGCGCTGCTCGACCTGCCAAGTCCCGCCTATATCCACCACCCGCTGCTGCTGGGCGCCGATGGCAAGCGGCTGGCGAAGCGGGACGGGGCGATTGCGCTGGCGGAACTGCGTGGCGCCGGCATGGCCCCGCAGCGCCTGGCCGATGATCTGCGCGCCGGGCGCTTTCCGGTTGGCATCACCGCCGGAGCGGCCTAGCATCCCCTTATGACCACCGTGCTCGTCATCGCCCTGATCCTTGCCATGGCTGCGACCTTGTTCGCGCTTGTTCGCGGCATCATCGCCTTCCTCCAGGCGACGAAGGAGGAACTGAACCTGCCCGAGGGCGCGCCGCGCCCGTCCAGCCTGAAGCAGAACCGGATGATGATGAACCGCATCCTGTTCCAAGCCGGCGCCGTCATCATCATCGCCCTGTTGCTGATGATGAAGGGCAATGGCTGAGGCCTGATGGTCAAGCTCAACAAGATCTACACCCGCACCGGGGACGCGGGCACCACCGGTCTGGTCGATGGGTCGCGCCTGCCCAAGCATGCGCCGCGCATGCAGGCGGTGGGCGACGTGGACGAGGCGAACAGCGCGATCGGCCTCGCCATCCTGGCGATCGACGACAGGCCCGAAGCGGCCTGGCTGACGACCATCCAGAACGACCTGTTCGACCTGGGCGCCGACCTTGCCACCCCGATCCCGGATGGCGCGGACGAACCCTGGGCGCTGCGCATCATCGCCGGCCAGGTCGCACGACTGGAGCAGCAGATCGACGACATGAATGCCGATCTGGCCCCGCTCGACAGCTTCATCCTGCCCGGCGGCAGTCCGGCCGCCGCCGCGGTCCACCTCGCCCGTGCGATCACCCGCCGGGCCGAGCGCAGCGCCACGGCCGCCGCCACCGATGTCGCGCTCAATCCGCAGGCGCTGGCCTATCTCAACCGTCTGTCGGACCTGCTGTTCGTACTCGCCCGCCGGCTGAACGACAAT
This window encodes:
- a CDS encoding HNH endonuclease, which produces MYHPDLIRHPENCPALVLNADYTPLSYYPLSLWPWQTAIKAIFLERVDIVSSYEREVHSPSLQMRIPSVIALKQYVRPSEHPAFTRFNLFLRDRFSCQYCGTTHDLTFDHVVPRRAGGRTTWENVATACSPCNLKKGGRTPREAGMQLHVQPIRPTSWQLQEHGRAFPPGYLHESWHDWLYWDVELLA
- the gluQRS gene encoding tRNA glutamyl-Q(34) synthetase GluQRS, whose protein sequence is MTQSTAPQHLVSRFAPSPTGRLHVGHGWSALMAMDLARGAGGTFRLRIEDIDGTRSRPEHVDGIIEDLRWLGVAWDGKIIFQSHRLADYDAALDQLRAMGLLYPCFCTRADIQASLTAPHGPQGPVYPGTCRALPNAVRAERIAAGMPHAWRIDMQAAVARAGPLRWAALPYPIVPHAAPSEIVADPAAAGDVVLARKDAPASYHLSCTLDDAAMGVTHVLRGDDLRAATDIHRLLQALLDLPSPAYIHHPLLLGADGKRLAKRDGAIALAELRGAGMAPQRLADDLRAGRFPVGITAGAA
- a CDS encoding twin transmembrane helix small protein, with the translated sequence MTTVLVIALILAMAATLFALVRGIIAFLQATKEELNLPEGAPRPSSLKQNRMMMNRILFQAGAVIIIALLLMMKGNG
- a CDS encoding cob(I)yrinic acid a,c-diamide adenosyltransferase; amino-acid sequence: MVKLNKIYTRTGDAGTTGLVDGSRLPKHAPRMQAVGDVDEANSAIGLAILAIDDRPEAAWLTTIQNDLFDLGADLATPIPDGADEPWALRIIAGQVARLEQQIDDMNADLAPLDSFILPGGSPAAAAVHLARAITRRAERSATAAATDVALNPQALAYLNRLSDLLFVLARRLNDNGARDVKWVPGASRQV